In Arthrobacter sp. MN05-02, the genomic stretch GGCTGGGGGCGGGCGCGAGCCTTGACTGGAGGATTCCGACAAAGCGCGGCGCCTTTCACCCAGTCTAGTGAGGATCCCGGGCCCCACCGTTGTAGGACGTCTACAGTTTCCGCTTCCATCACTTAGCCGCCGCACCGATGTTACTGCCGAGTAACATCGGTGCGTCGAACGCCCCCGGGAAGGCTCCGCTGCTTAGAGTGGGGCCATGACTGCACGCAATGAAGCTCAGGAATCCGGAGCGCCGACGGGTGCGGGTACCGCGTCCCTCTCCGGGCGCACTCTCCTCATGTCGGGTGGTAGCCGCGGCATCGGCCTCGCCATCGCACTGCGAGCCGCACGCGACGGCGCCAGGGTGGCCATTCTCGCCAAGACGGGGGAGCCCCACCCGAAGCTCGAAGGCACCGTCCACACCGCTGCGGAGCAGATCGAGGCCGCGGGCGGCTCCGCCCTTCCCCTCGTGGGCGACGTACGGAACGACGACGACGTCCGGGCCGCGGTCGACGCGACGACGAGCACCTTCGGTGGGATCGACATCGTGGTGAACAACGCCTCGGCGATCGATCTGTCGAAGACACCCGACGTGGACATGAAGCGCTACGACCTCATGGCCGACATCAACGTCCGCGGCACCTTCATGCTGAGCAAGTTCGCCCTCGACGCCCTCCGGCAGTCCGGCAACCCGCACATCCTGACCCTCTCGCCGCCGCTGAACCTCGAGCCCCGGTGGGCGGGCATGCACCTGGCGTACACCATGGCGAAGTACGGCATGAGCCTGACCACCCTCGGACTCGCCGAGGAACTCCGGGCCGACGGCGTCGCCGTGAACTCGCTCTGGCCCGCCACCCTCATCGACACCGCGGCCATCCGCAACATGCCCGGCGGCCACCGGATGGTCCGCGCGGCCCGGAGCCCCGGGATCGTCGCCGATGCCGCGCATGCCGTCCTGGTCCGGGATGCGCGCACCTGCACCGGTAACTTCTTCACCGACGAGGAGGTCCTGCGTACAGAGGGCATCACCGACCTCACCCGGTACAGCCTGGGCGCTCCGGAGGACCAGCTCGTCCCCGACATCTTCCTCTGAGCCGCGGACCCAGGGGAGCGGAGACGCCGGGCCGGATAAGATCGATGCCATGTCCTCCCGCTATTCCAACCTCGAGCGCCCGGGCCTGGACCTCGGCGCACTGAGGACAGCCCTGTGCATGCCGTCGGGGCCGTTCTCGAGGCTGGACATCGTGGCCCGGACGGGGTCGACGAACACCGACCTCGTCGACTGCGCGCAGCGGGAAGCGGCAGGCTGGCCCGACCTCAGCGTCCTCGGAGCCGAGGTCCAGACCGCCGGCCGCGGGCGGCTGGATCGCGCCTGGGTGGCACCGGAGCGGTCCTCGCTCTTCGTCAGCGTCCTGCTGCGGCCGTTCAACCGCCACGGGCGACCCGTCCCCACTGCGGCCTACTCCTGGTTCTCCCTCCTCGCAGCACTCGCGCTCGCGGAGAGCGTCGAGGGCCGTACGGAGATCGCGCCGCAGCTCAAATGGCCCAACGACGTCACGGTGGACGGCCGGAAACTCGCCGGGGTCCTCGCGCAGTTCGTGCCGGGCGCGGGGGCGGAGCCGCCCGCCGTCGTCGTCGGCATCGGGCTCAATGTCAGCCTCACGGACGAGGAACTCCCCGTGCCCACGGCCACGAGCCTGCTCCTCGAGTACGCCGGTACCACGGACCGGAACATCCTGCTCAAGTCCTTCCTGCGCACCTTCGCCGACTCCCTATCGCGCCTTCTGCGACGTCGACGGCGACGCCGGGGCGGACTGGGACAACGGTCCGTCCCTGCTCACGCGCGTCGGCGCCCGTATGGCCACCCTCGGGCAGGACGTCCGGGCGGAGCTGCCGGGCGGGGTGATGCTGAGCGGTCGCGCGCTCGCCCTCGACCCGCACGGCGCGCTGATCGTGCGCGACGAGGACGGCGAGCGGCACACCGTCTCGGCGGGCGACGTCGTGCACCTGCGTCCGCAGGAGTAGCCATGCGGATCAAGCTGCTGACCGGGGAACGCGTCCTCGTGCGCACCCGACCGAACCCGCTGCCGCTCGTGGGCCCGGTGATCGGAGGCTTCCTCCTGCTGGCCGTGGGCGGTTTCGGCCTGGGCTACCTGGGGCGGCGGGACCTGCCCGACGGGCTCGCCGAGTGGCAGCCGGTGCTGCTGCTCGGAGCACTCGCCGTCGTGGTCCTCCTCCTGCTCCGCGTGGTGGTGCGCCCGCTGGTGCGGTGGTCCAGCAACCGCTACGTCCTCACGAGCATGCGGCTCATCCACCGGCGGGGAGCCACCCGGCGGACCGAGCACCAGATCAACCTGTCCGCCATCTCCCAACTGCAGACGGAGCAGGGACTGCTGCAGCGGATGGTGGGCAGCGGGACCCTCATCGCGGACCTCGGGGTTCGACCGGGCGCACGCCTACCGGCACGTTCCGCAGATTGCGACGTTCAAGGAGTACGTGGTGCAGGCGATCGGCGACCTACCGCTGACACGCATGTTCGACGGTGCAGACATGGAGATCGATCCGCAGTACGCCCGTGGCGGACTGCCCCGGACACAGCAGGAATGGAGAAGCGAGCAATCGTGACAGTCGAGGACCGCCACGAGCCCGGGCAGCCCGGCCGAACCGACGCCGGCCCGGTCGGGGACACCGCGGCCGACGCCGGACAGTTCGACGACGCCACCGGGACCTCCGCGTCCAAGGCCGTCTGGCAACTGCAACCGGACATGGCGACGGCCGGCGGTGCCGAAGCGGCGCAGCCGGCCGGCCCGATCGAACTCGACCGCGAGACGATCCGGCGCCTCGAACGCGAACTCCTCGGTGCCG encodes the following:
- a CDS encoding hypothetical protein (possible pseudo due to frameshift) — translated: MATLGQDVRAELPGGVMLSGRALALDPHGALIVRDEDGERHTVSAGDVVHLRPQE
- a CDS encoding short chain dehydrogenase, which produces MTARNEAQESGAPTGAGTASLSGRTLLMSGGSRGIGLAIALRAARDGARVAILAKTGEPHPKLEGTVHTAAEQIEAAGGSALPLVGDVRNDDDVRAAVDATTSTFGGIDIVVNNASAIDLSKTPDVDMKRYDLMADINVRGTFMLSKFALDALRQSGNPHILTLSPPLNLEPRWAGMHLAYTMAKYGMSLTTLGLAEELRADGVAVNSLWPATLIDTAAIRNMPGGHRMVRAARSPGIVADAAHAVLVRDARTCTGNFFTDEEVLRTEGITDLTRYSLGAPEDQLVPDIFL